DNA sequence from the Acaryochloris sp. CCMEE 5410 genome:
CAGGCTGCCCTTGTGCCCCCTGACATAAAAAGATGCAAACGTCATCTCTGGAAACAGATGCAAAAGTCGGTGGATCGCCCCAGTCCCAATCTTTTTTAAAACCAAGAACATTGACATAGTAATCAATACTCGTAGGGATACTACTGACATTGAGTATGGGGGAAAGGCCCAAAAATTGGTTCTGAGCCATATTTTCTTTAGGGATATCTGTCATACGTGCTAAATATTAGTAGTACATACATATTATTATAGTGTTTGTTCGATCAGTTCACCCTATCGATTGGGCAGGTTCTCTATGTCTGCCCCTAGTAGCAGAACCCATATCAGCGGGTTTCCCGTCCCCAGCCGATGACCATTTGCAGAATCCTCTGAACTTGGATGAGATTTTGGGGTATTGTGGAAGAACCCCCGATGGGAACGACACTTGCGCAGATCAGACAACAGCTCAATCAGTTCACCAATTCAAACCAGTTTCTATCGGCAGAACAAGTCCAAAAAACGCTTAATTATATTTTCTCACTTGTTCCTTAATCTTATGCCGGGAAGGGAGTAAACGATAACCAGTCAAATTCTCGTCTTCTCAAGTAAGGTATAGAATTTGGGAAAATTCACAGATGGCAAGAGGTTTGATTAAATTGCAGTCGTTAAAGGTGTGGTTCTAAAATTTCTGCAGCCCAAACCTTGTCGAAGGGATGGCCTGCAAGTCGATAGGCTTCGCGAACGGAGTCGGCATCGGGAGCTTCTAACTCACAGATAGTGCGTTTGCGATCGCGGGACACAAATGAACGCAGCCACTTGACGCGGCGACTGGTATAACAATCGGGGTTGGGATCTTCAAGGGCAGCCTGTATCACGGTTTCTGATAAGGGTGGATCATAGGTTGCTTCCACTAGAATACGGGCCATTGGATATGCTCCTTCACATTGTTGTTAATATTAGACTCTCTTGCAATTGCGTTAATTTCTGGACAACCCAAGCGCTTAAGGATTGTTCATCTAAGGTGGTCTGAATTTGTATTTGGGCTTGCG
Encoded proteins:
- a CDS encoding nickel-binding protein, with translation MARILVEATYDPPLSETVIQAALEDPNPDCYTSRRVKWLRSFVSRDRKRTICELEAPDADSVREAYRLAGHPFDKVWAAEILEPHL
- a CDS encoding bleomycin resistance family protein; the encoded protein is MTDIPKENMAQNQFLGLSPILNVSSIPTSIDYYVNVLGFKKDWDWGDPPTFASVSRDDVCIFLCQGAQGQPGTWISIFVADVDALFTEFKAKGAKIRQAPTNFSWGMREMNIEDPDGHRLRVGAATNEPSDGVPLCEN